A portion of the Apus apus isolate bApuApu2 chromosome 3, bApuApu2.pri.cur, whole genome shotgun sequence genome contains these proteins:
- the CALM2 gene encoding calmodulin-2 → MADQLTEEQIAEFKEAFSLFDKDGDGTITTKELGTVMRSLGQNPTEAELQDMINEVDADGNGTIDFPEFLTMMARKMKDTDSEEEIREAFRVFDKDGNGYISAAELRHVMTNLGEKLTDEEVDEMIREADIDGDGQVNYEEFVQMMTAK, encoded by the exons GCTGACCAACTGACAGAAGAGCAGATTGCAG AATTCAAAGAAGCTTTTTCACTATTTGACAAGGATGGTGATGGTACTATAACTACGAAGGAGTTGGGGACAGTGATGAGATCGCTTGGTCAAAACCCCACAGAAGCAGAGCTACAGGATATGATCAATGAAGTAGATGCTGACG GCAATGGCACAATTGACTTTCCAGAGTTTCTGACAATGAtggcaagaaaaatgaaagatacaGATAGCGAAGAAGAAATTAGAGAAGCGTTCCGTGTGTTTGACAAG gatGGTAACGGTTACATTAGTGCTGCAGAGCTCCGTCATGTGATGACAAATCTTGGGGAGAAGCTAACAGATGAAGAAGTTGATGAAATGATTAGGGAAGCAGACATTGATGGTGATGGTCAAGTAAACTATGAAG AGTTTGTACAAATGATGACAGCGAAGTGA